Genomic segment of Macellibacteroides fermentans:
TTACGGTTTAGGGGAAAATTTTGCAAGCAAAATTAAAGGCACTACCATGCCCTATGTTATGGAAACTTATTTCAGCGATGCCTCTGAAGAAACAAAAGCATCGGTATTGCAGGAAAGTAATGAGTTTGAAAAACAGATGGACTTTCCTACTATCGACGGAGCGTTGGATTTTGTTTACAACGTAAAAAAAGAGGGATTCAAAGTTGGTCTGGTAACCAGTTCGCAAGATTTTAAAATGGAGCGTGCATTCTCGATATTGTCTCTCAACAACGTTTTTGATACGATTGTAACAGCTGATCGTATTACAAAAGGCAAGCCCGATCCTATGTGTTATTTACTGGCAGCGAATGACTGGAATGCCAAGCCAGAAAACTGTATTGTATTTGAAGACTCTTTTGCGGGAATTAAAGCTGCAACATTAGCAGGTATGAGGGTTATTGGTGTAAGTAGTACGATCCCGGCTGAAGAACTTTCAGATAAAGTACATGACGTGATTC
This window contains:
- a CDS encoding HAD family hydrolase, with the protein product MNKQKYVLFDFDGVLVNTEPIYDIFWNEAGVRYGLGENFASKIKGTTMPYVMETYFSDASEETKASVLQESNEFEKQMDFPTIDGALDFVYNVKKEGFKVGLVTSSQDFKMERAFSILSLNNVFDTIVTADRITKGKPDPMCYLLAANDWNAKPENCIVFEDSFAGIKAATLAGMRVIGVSSTIPAEELSDKVHDVIPDFSSVSVSQLLEWFK